AGGCTTCTCGCGGGGTGAGCGCGCCCAAGTAGGTCAGCTCTTTCTCTGTAGCCCGATTCTTCGCCAAATCGAGTAATTGCTGGGCAGTTTTAGACATGTTCTGCTCTCTTGAGGTGTGTGTTTTGAATGAGTGTATTGTAATACAAGCATGCGCTAGACTAAACCAAAAGCAAAAATGCACCATATTAGTGCGCGATGCTCCAAGATGGGGCAAATAACCCGGACGGGTGAGAGTCACCTGACTCAAGATGCGCGCTTTGCCGTTGATGTTTTGTTGGTATGGTCTTTGCTTTAACCCTCCACGTCGTTGAGTGAATTCGCGCTAAGAGTCATATATAGCAATGTTGAACGTGTTATTGTTTCGCTTAATTTGATGCGTTTCACTCGGAACTTTTTTAGATCACTATCCACCTCACATACCAGGAGATTTTCAATGGCGACCGCCCAAGATGTAATGAAGATGGTTGCGGAAAACGAAGTCAAGTTCATTGACTTCCGATTCACCGACACAAAAGGCAAAGAACAACACGTTTCCGTGCCTGTTAAAATGTTTGACGATGACAAGTTCGAGTCTGGTCACGCATTTGACGGCTCTTCCATCGCGGGTTGGAAAGGCATTGAAGCCTCCGACATGTTGTTGATGCCCGATCCAGATACAGCTCGCATGGACCCATTCCGTGAAGAGCCTACCCTGATCCTGACTTGCGACGTAATCGAGCCAACTGACGGCAAGGGCTACGACCGTGACCCACGTTCCATCGCACGCCGCGCTGAAGCGTACCTGAAGTCATCTGGCCTGGGCGACACAGCCTACTTCGGTCCAGAACCCGAATTCTTCATTTTCGACAGCGTGACATGGACAGACGAAATGTCCGGTTGCCACTTCAAGATCAAGTCCGAAGAAGCTGCATGGTCAACTGGTATTGACTACGAGCACGGTAACCTGGGTCATCGCCCAACAGTAAAAGGCGGTTACTTCCCGGTTTCCCCTACCGACTCTTTCCAGGACATCCGTTCCGAAATGTGTCTGTTGCTGGAACAGCAAGGCGTGCCCGTTGAAGTGCACCACCACGAAGTGGCCGGCGCTGGCCAGAACGAAATCGGTACCATGTTCTCCACGCTGACCAAGCGCGCTGACTGGACCCAGATTCTGAAGTACACCGTGTGGAACGTTGCTGCAAGCTATGGCAAAACAGCGACATTCATGCCCAAGCCAATGTGGGGTGACAACGGTTCAGGTATGCACGTTCACCAGTCAGTCTGGAAAGACGGCGTTAACCTGTTCGCAGGCAATGGTTATGCAGGTTTGTCTGATTTCGCCCTGTACTACATCGGCGGTATCATCAAGCACGCACGTGCACTGAACGCGATTACCAACCCATCCACCAACTCCTACAAGCGTTTGGTGCCTGGTTACGAAGCACCGGTAAAATTGGCTTACTCTGCCAAGAACCGTTCCGCTTCAATTCGCATTCCACACGTGGCCAATCCAAAAGGCCGTCGTATCGAAGCGCGCTTCCCGGACCCTATGGCCAACCCCTACCTGGCATTCTCTGCCTTGTTGATGGCTGGTCTGGACGGTGTTCAGAACAAGATTCACCCAGGTGAAGCTGCGACGAAGAACCTGTACGACTTGCCTCCAGAGGAAGACGCATTGGTACCAACCGTGTGCCACAGCCTGGAACAGGCTCTGGAAGCACTGGAAGCAGATCACGAGTTCCTGACCCGTGGTGGTGTATTCAGCAAGGAAATGATCGAAGCGTACATCGCTTTGAAGATGGAAGAAGTTCAGCGCATGCGCATGACACCACACCCCATCGAATACGACATGTACTACGGCCTGTAATTGCCTGAGTGCTTTCGTGCGATCTGAAAATGGCCCTGAAAAGGGCCATTTTTATTTGTGCTTTGTAGACCGAAAGTGTCACCCACCTGGTATCAACACTCGCCTTCAATGGGGAGGGTGTTCACCGGGTGATCGAGTATGATTGACACTGTTTAAAGAATCTCCTGAGATGCAAGCATGGCGAATCATTCGGTCTTTCGGCGCTCCAGCCTTGTGCTGGCGTTCGGTTTGTTACAGTGGTCGGCAGTTCAGGCCAAAGGCACTGAAATGTACGTGTGTACCGGTGCTGACGGGGTTCGAACCTATCAGAATTCCGATGGTGGAAGCGGGTGTGTTTCGCTGAACCTGAACCCAATCACGGTTGTGCCGGCGCCCAAATCAGTAGCGCCAAGGGCTGGCGGCGATTCAACGGGCACTCGTCCAGCAAGGCGTGCACCGGCAGAATATGATGGACGTACTGCTGCAGATTTCAATGCAAAAGACGATCGAATGAAAATTTTGCAGGAAGAACTGCGCATCGAAGAAAGTAAATTGAAGTCCTTGCAGGACGAATACAAGAACGGTCAACCGGATCGACAAGGCAATGAGCGCAACTACCAGAAATACCTGGATCGTGTAGCCCGCCTTGA
The nucleotide sequence above comes from Limnobacter thiooxidans. Encoded proteins:
- a CDS encoding DUF4124 domain-containing protein, which gives rise to MANHSVFRRSSLVLAFGLLQWSAVQAKGTEMYVCTGADGVRTYQNSDGGSGCVSLNLNPITVVPAPKSVAPRAGGDSTGTRPARRAPAEYDGRTAADFNAKDDRMKILQEELRIEESKLKSLQDEYKNGQPDRQGNERNYQKYLDRVARLEQEIMVTNDNIEILKTELIRLSR
- the glnA gene encoding type I glutamate--ammonia ligase; this encodes MATAQDVMKMVAENEVKFIDFRFTDTKGKEQHVSVPVKMFDDDKFESGHAFDGSSIAGWKGIEASDMLLMPDPDTARMDPFREEPTLILTCDVIEPTDGKGYDRDPRSIARRAEAYLKSSGLGDTAYFGPEPEFFIFDSVTWTDEMSGCHFKIKSEEAAWSTGIDYEHGNLGHRPTVKGGYFPVSPTDSFQDIRSEMCLLLEQQGVPVEVHHHEVAGAGQNEIGTMFSTLTKRADWTQILKYTVWNVAASYGKTATFMPKPMWGDNGSGMHVHQSVWKDGVNLFAGNGYAGLSDFALYYIGGIIKHARALNAITNPSTNSYKRLVPGYEAPVKLAYSAKNRSASIRIPHVANPKGRRIEARFPDPMANPYLAFSALLMAGLDGVQNKIHPGEAATKNLYDLPPEEDALVPTVCHSLEQALEALEADHEFLTRGGVFSKEMIEAYIALKMEEVQRMRMTPHPIEYDMYYGL